TCGGTGACCTGGCATCTCAACGACGACGGCGCGTTCACCCGCCAGGAACAACAGCCCGGCTTCGCCCCCATGAACGATCTGGGACTGGAGCCGGCGGACCTGGTCCAGCACGATGCTCACCACGAAGCGGGTCACGCCGTGCTCGCGTTGCTCCAGGGCATCCCGATCACGCGCGTGACGATGATCGCGACAGACGAGCACGCGGCTCACGTGCAGTTCGCCGACTGGTCCGGCCCTTGGTGGTCCTTCGCCGTGGTGATGGCGGCTGGCGAGCGGGCTGGCGAGCGGTGGCTGAGTGAGGCCGGGCTGGCACCGCCCGAGCGACTGTGGAACGCCGAGCGGCACTGCACCTCCGACCGCCGCACGGTCGTGGAGACCGTGCCGGAGCCGCATGAGGTCGTCTTCGGGCAGATGGACGTGCCCGAAGGGCGGGAGGCTCTCGACTACGTGCGCCTGCACGACGCCGCCGACGTATTGCTGGCCGGCTTCTGGCCGCAGGTCCGCAACCTTGCCGCCGCGCTGGTTGAGCACCGAGAACTCACCGGCCAGCAGGTTGCCGACATCAGCGGCCTGCTCCTCCCCACGACCGCATCCGTCGACATCCCCAGCCACCGAGCAGAGTCAGGAGACGGCCTCACCCTCCCCTGGACCCGCTGATGGCCGACCACGAGGAGGACCTGGCCGACGCCGGGCCCCCGCACCCCGACGGCCGCAGGTCGGCCCGGGACTCCGGAAGGACTGAATACATGACCGACCACGAAGCGATGGTCCGCTACGACCAGCTCACCACCCGCGTCTACGAGGAGAGGCGCATCACCCCGGTGTCCCCGATCCCGCTGACCCTCCCCGCCGGCTCCCTGTGCGCCCTGATCGGGGCCCCCGGCTCCGGCAAATCCACGTTCGCCGCCCACTACCCCGACACCTGGCGCGTCTGCCTCGATACCTACCGCGGACTCACCACTGACTCCGACGCGGACCAGTCCGCCACCCCAGTCGCCGCCGAGATCCAGACCCTGATCCTGGACGCCCGACTCTCCCGGGGGCTGAACGTGCTCGTCGACAGCACCAATGTCTTCCCACACGTCCGGGCCGGACTGCTGGCCCGCGCCCGCTACTGGCAGCGTCCCACCGCCGCCATCCTCTTCGACGTGCCGCTGGACACCACCCTCGCTCAGAACCAGGCCCGCCCCCGGGTCGTGCCTACGCACGTTGTACGCGAGCTCTACCACCACCTCCCCTCGGTCCAGCAGCTGAAGACCGAGGGATTTGGAGTCGTGTGCCGGATCTCCAACCTTGCGCTGCCCACACAGGGTTGATCACCGAGCAGATAAAGCGGCCTCTGCCGCCCGGACCTAGTCCGGGCGGCAGAGGCCGCTTTTTTGCGTTCTGGTCTCACAAACGCGTGGGAGCATACGGGCGGCACAACCCCCGTACAGACAGGAGCCGCCGCCCATGCTGGATGACGACGAGACCCCAATGATCAATCGGGATGACCTAAGTCGCACATACGTCATCGCCAACGGCAAGGGGGGCGTCGGCAAGACCACGCTCGCGTCCAATTTCGCCGGCCTCGTGGCCGCAGACGGCGGCCGCGTCCTCCTGGTCGACGTCAACGGACAGGGCAACGTCGGCCGAGACCTGGGATACCGCAGGACCGCCGTGGATGACGAGGGCGAGGCGTTCCACGAAGCACTGCGCACCGGCCGCCCCCTGGAGCCCGTACGGGACGTACGTCCCAACCTGGACGTCGTGGTCGGCGGCCACCACATCGGCGCTGCTCCTGACATGCTGGCCGCGACTTTCCGCCTCCAGGCGCACCGCCAGGCCCTGGCGCTCGCCTTGTGCCTGGCCCCCATCGCTCCCGAATACGACATGGTCGTCCTGGACAGCGCGCCGGAAAACCCACCGCTCCAGCAGCTGGCACTGTCAGCCGCCCGCTGGATGATCGCCCCCACCCGCTCCGACATGGCGAGCATCACGGACGGCCTGGGCAGCATTTCCCGGCAGGTCCAGCTGGTGCGCCGGAGCGTGAACCCCGACCTCCAGCTCCTGGGCGTGGTCCTCTACGCCACCGGCAGCGCGTCCAAGCAGATTCACCGCAACGCCCGCAAGTGGATCACTGAAGAGCTCGGTACAGAGGCTTACCTCATGGACACGATCATCCGGTACTCAGAGGCCGTCGGGCAGGACGCCCGCAGCCACGGCCGTCTCATTCACGAGCTGGAAGAAGCCGTTGCCAGCAACCCCAGCTTCTGGGACCTGCGGGCCGGACGGTCTACCGGCACCGTCATCTCCACCACCTCCGCATCGGTCGCGGAAGACCTCGCTACGCTCGCCCGAGAGATCTTGACCCGGGCCGCCGAAGAGGACGCAGCATGACCACCACCGACGAATCCACCACCGAGACCACAGCTGACAGGTTCGGCCTGAGCGGCCGCCCCCGCCGCTCCTCCGGGCTCGCCGGACTGGCCCGCAAGAAGACCACCCCCGCACAGAGCGAGGCGTCGGCCCCGGAAGGCCTGGACGCGATCCCTGACCCCGCCATCGCATACCGGGACAGCCTCACTGACACGGACCTCGCCGACCTCGACCTCTGCGAAAAAGCGGTCCGCAGCCACCACGCCACCTTCTGGGAGACCGGCAAAGCCCTCGACGCCGTCGCCCTGCGCCATCTCTACCGGGCCCGCTACGCCACGTTTGACGCGCTGCTGGAGGACTGGGATGTCACCCTGGCCGACTCCAGCCGCATGCGCCGTGGCTGGCCCCTGGCCGCCCGCCTGCTACCCGACGTCCCGAAGCTCAGCCGCTCTCACGTCGAAGCACTCCTGCCCGCCGTGAAGGGGTACGGCGTTGATGCCGCAGTGACCCTTCACGCCCTGCTGCGCGAGGCGCTACCCAAGGTCACCGCGAAGAACATCACCGACGTGGTCCGGGAGCTCCCCGGCCTGAGCAATGCCGACGACCCGGCCGACGCCATCCGTCACCAGGCCGAGAAGATCCTCACAGAACCTGACGAGGACGACGGTCGCGCCGACGCGGACGACACCGTGCTGCGCCAGGCCATCCGCCAGCGCGCCCGACAGATGGCTGATGAGCTGAAGCGCGGACGCATGTCCCACCAGGAGCTGACCCGCACCCTTACCGCAGCCTTTGCGGACACCACCGACCCCCGCGTTTACCAGGCGCTGATCCGCTGGATCAAGGCCCGAGAAGCCAAGGCACAGTAAGGCTCCCCGGTTCCTTCCAAATTTGGAAGGAACCGCCTACGGGACGTCGCTGTTCCAGTCCCACCGGTCAGGGTCGGCGGGGCGTGGGACGTAGTCGGCGCGTCCTCCGGGCCCATACGTGCCGTGATTCGTCATCAGGAGCGCTCCGCCGGCGGAGCGTTCGGCGGGTGTGTAGCTGGTGACGTCCAGGAGCTGGCCGTTCAGCGGTCCGCCGATCAGCTCGGCGTAGGTGTGTCCGGGGGTGGTGGTGTACGGATCGGGGTCATCTTCGACGGCAACACGCTCGTCTATCTCTCCCCCTGGCTGACACTCCACGAGATCCTCAGGACTGAGGGGGACGGAGCCCTGGTGATCACGGGCGCGCCACGCCCCGGTCCGCTCGCGCGGGCGGGCGCGGTGCCGATCCTGCCGATCGTCGTCCGGCCGCGCCGGATCACACGGGTAACACTCTCGGCGCGGCTCGGGTGGAAGGCTCGTCCGGGCTGCTCAGGCGTGTGACCGGAGACCTGTGTGACCGGTTGTGTGACCGGGCTTGCCCTGACCAGCCATGGTCTTGACCTGTGAGTTGGCCGGTTGGTCCGGGCCGGTCGACCACCGGCCACGACGGGTTGGCCGGTGGCCGACCGGGTGGTCGGAGCGGGGCTTGCCCTGGGACGAAGTGGGCTTGCCCACGGGGGCTGCCCCCGGGATGGGCCGTGTTCAGGTCGGTGCGGCGCGGCGGCCGTGGCCGATCGGCCACGGCTCTCCCGTCCGGCGCGAGTTGGTGATCCGGGCGTCGTGCAGGCGTCGGCCGGACGGGGAGGGCGCACTCGTTTCGGGTGCGGTTTTTGAAACCGGCTGCGGGGTGCGGCCGAGGGTGCGGTGCACCAGCGTGTGCTGGGCCGTTCCGTTGTTTCCCGCCACACGCCGGGCGGTCGTCGGGACGCGTGGAGCCCGCGGTGTCCGCCGGCGGGGCGGGTGCTGCGGGCTCCGTGGGGACGGATCAGGTCGCTGTCGCCCACTCGACGCCGAGTGCGGCGAGCTGTTCGCGCTGCTCGCCGCTGAGGCGGTCGCGCCGGCTGCGGGTGTTGCTGATCCAGGTCCCGAGCCGTACGGGGCCGTGGGGTGTTTCCTCGATGTGGGCCCTCGGCACGACGACCCGGCCCTCCCGTGCGGCGTACTGGGTGAGTGCGGCCACGCCCCGCTCGAAGGCGCCCACCGCGGCAGGCTTTTCGGGGGCCGGGTCCTGCGGGGTGATGCCGAGGCGGGCCAAGCGGTCACACTGCTCGGGTAGAAGGCTTT
This portion of the Streptomyces sp. NBC_01754 genome encodes:
- a CDS encoding AAA family ATPase, coding for MTDHEAMVRYDQLTTRVYEERRITPVSPIPLTLPAGSLCALIGAPGSGKSTFAAHYPDTWRVCLDTYRGLTTDSDADQSATPVAAEIQTLILDARLSRGLNVLVDSTNVFPHVRAGLLARARYWQRPTAAILFDVPLDTTLAQNQARPRVVPTHVVRELYHHLPSVQQLKTEGFGVVCRISNLALPTQG
- a CDS encoding ParA family protein, yielding MLDDDETPMINRDDLSRTYVIANGKGGVGKTTLASNFAGLVAADGGRVLLVDVNGQGNVGRDLGYRRTAVDDEGEAFHEALRTGRPLEPVRDVRPNLDVVVGGHHIGAAPDMLAATFRLQAHRQALALALCLAPIAPEYDMVVLDSAPENPPLQQLALSAARWMIAPTRSDMASITDGLGSISRQVQLVRRSVNPDLQLLGVVLYATGSASKQIHRNARKWITEELGTEAYLMDTIIRYSEAVGQDARSHGRLIHELEEAVASNPSFWDLRAGRSTGTVISTTSASVAEDLATLAREILTRAAEEDAA